In one window of Miscanthus floridulus cultivar M001 chromosome 12, ASM1932011v1, whole genome shotgun sequence DNA:
- the LOC136498537 gene encoding endoglucanase 13-like has translation MARLMTTATKTPATLAVAASFLLLAAAAASASSAPFDYAGAFDKCLQFFEAQRSGKLPADRRVHWRGDSALKDGYLQGVDLVGGYYDSGDHVKFGFPMAYAVTMLAWGVLEFEKEMVAANNHQRALDAIRWGTNYFVKAHTEPNVLWVQVGDGDSDHLCWERAEDMSTPRTAFKIDTNHPGSEVAAETAAALAAASKAFRPYDSMYADLLLLHAKQLFTFADTFRGRYDDSLLSAKKFYPSGSGYEDELLWAAAWIHEATGDEKYLQYVSQNAEDFGGIGMSMLEFSWDNKYAGLQVLLSKAVLAGSGGEYANTLRQYQAKAEFFLCACLQKNGGHNMKLTPGGLLHVDEWNNMQYVSSATFLLTVYADYLSASRGALRCPDGEVKLGEMVRFARSQADYVLGKNPRGMSYMVGYGSYFPTHVHHRGASIPSVYAMESVVGCMDGFDRFFNSKGADPNVLHGAVVGGPDANDGFVDDRCNYQQAEPTLAGNAPICGVFARLASEPADASDNSPPAPSYSPPSKGSPLEFVHTVSNSWTTNGVEYYRHVVTAKNTCGHPITYLKLHVKGLSGPIYGVSAATAKEKDTYELPAWLTSLAAGEQLTIVYIQGGPAAKFYVVSYRTA, from the exons ATGGCGCGGTTGATGACGACGGCGACCAAGACGCCGGCCACCTTGGCGGTTGCCGCGTCgttcctcctcctcgccgccgccgcggcgtccgCCTCGTCGGCGCCGTTCGACTACGCCGGCGCGTTCGACAAGTGCCTGCAGTTCTTCGAGGCGCAGCGGTCCGGGAAGCTCCCCGCCGATCGCCGCGTCCACTGGCGTGGGGACTCCGCACTCAAGGATGGCTACCTCCAGGGG GTGGACTTGGTGGGCGGGTACTACGACTCCGGCGACCACGTGAAGTTCGGGTTCCCCATGGCGTACGCGGTGACGATGCTGGCGTGGGGGGTGCTCGAGTTCGAGAAGGAGATGGTGGCCGCCAACAACCACCAGCGCGCGCTCGACGCCATCCGCTGGGGCACCAACTACTTCGTCAAGGCCCACACCGAGCCCAACGTCCTCTGGGTCCAG GTGGGCGACGGGGACAGCGACCACCTCTGCTGGGAGCGCGCCGAAGACATGTCCACGCCGCGGACGGCGTTCAAGATCGACACGAACCACCCGGGGTCCGAGGTCGCCGCCGAGACGGCCGCCGCGCTGGCCGCCGCGTCCAAGGCCTTCCGCCCCTACGACTCCATGTACGCCGACCTCCTCCTGCTGCACGCGAAGCAG CTCTTCACGTTCGCCGACACGTTCAGAGGCAGGTACGATGATTCCCTGCTGAGCGCCAAGAAGTTCTACCCTTCCGGTTCTGGCTACGAG GACGAGCTGCTCTGGGCGGCGGCGTGGATACACGAGGCGACCGGCGACGAGAAGTACCTGCAGTACGTGTCCCAGAACGCGGAGGACTTCGGCGGGATCGGCATGTCCATGCTCGAGTTCTCCTGGGACAACAAGTACGCCGGCCTGCAGGTGCTCCTCTCCAAGGCGGTCCtcgccggcagcggcggcgagtaCGCCAACACGCTAAGGCAGTACCAGGCGAAGGCCGAGTTCTTCCTGTGCGCCTGCCTGCAGAAGAACGGCGGGCACAACATGAAGCTCACTCCGGGCGGGCTCCTGCACGTGGACGAGTGGAACAACATGCAGTACGTCAGCTCCGCCACCTTCCTCCTCACCGTCTACGCCGACTACCTCTCGGCCTCGCGCGGCGCGCTTAGGTGCCCCGACGGCGAGGTGAAGCTCGGCGAGATGGTCCGCTTCGCCCGGTCCCAGGCGGACTACGTGCTGGGCAAGAACCCCCGGGGCATGAGCTACATGGTCGGCTACGGCAGCTACTTCCCCACGCACGTGCACCACCGCGGCGCCTCCATCCCGTCCGTCTACGCCATGGAGTCCGTGGTCGGGTGCATGGACGGCTTCGACAGGTTCTTCAACAGCAAGGGCGCCGACCCCAACGTCCTCCACGGTGCCGTCGTCGGCGGGCCCGACGCCAACGACGGCTTCGTCGACGACCGCTGCAACTACCAGCAGGCCGAGCCCACCCTCGCCGGGAACGCGCCCATCTGCGGCGTCTTCGCTCGCCTCGCCTCTGAGCCGGCCGACGCCTCCG ATAACAGCCCGCCGGCGCCTTCTTACTCACCGCCATCGAAGG GGTCTCCTCTGGAGTTCGTGCACACGGTGAGCAACTCGTGGACGACGAACGGGGTGGAGTACTACCGGCACGTGGTGACGGCGAAGAACACGTGCGGGCACCCCATCACGTACCTGAAGCTGCACGTCAAGGGGCTGTCGGGCCCCATCTACGGCGTGTCAGCCGCCACCGCCAAGGAGAAGGACACGTACGAGCTCCCCGCGTGGCTCACCAGCCTCGCCGCCGGCGAGCAACTCACCATCGTGTACATCCAAGGCGGCCCCGCGGCCAAGTTCTACGTGGTCAGCTACAGGACTGCTTGA